CGCTTATGTTCTTCCAGTACCGCTGAGCAACGTAATAAATGGCGGGGTTCATGCCGGGAACGAATTAGACTTCCAGGAGTTTATGATAATGCCCATAGGAGCTAGCTCATTTAGGGAAGCTATAAGGTGGGTTTCAGAAACATATCATGTCCTAAAGAGGGTGATCATGGGGAAGTATGGAAAGAATGCGGTAAACGTTGGAGATGAAGGTGGATTTGCACCACCGATGAAGGAAGTTACGGAACCCTTGGATGCACTAATAAAGGCAATAGAGGAGGCCGGCTACAAACCTGGAGATGAAATAGCCCTTGCAATTGATGCAGCATCCAGCGAGTTCTTCAAGGATGGAAAGTACATTGTAGGAGGAAAGGAATACACGAGGGAGGAGTTACTTGACCTATACAAAGAGCTCGTATCGACATATCCAATAGTCTCAATAGAAGATCCGTTCCACGAGGAAGATTGGGAAGGATTCGTGATGATAACCAATGAACTCGGAAAGAAGATCCAGATAGTTGGTGATGACCTCTTCGTTACAAATCCAAGAAGACTTAAGAAAGGTATAGAACTAGGAGCTGCAAACGCCCTATTGCTAAAGGTGAATCAGATCGGTACATTAACAGAAGCTATGGATGCAGCTTACACAGCATTTAGAGCTGGATACAGTGTAATAGTTTCCCATAGAAGTGGAGAAACTGAAGATACTACGATAGCTGACTTAGCGGTTGCCCTCAACGCTGGACAAATTAAAACTGGAGCTCCGGCAAGAAGCGATAGGAACGCTAAGTACAATCAGCTCATAAGGATCGAAGAGGAGCTTGAAGGAATAGCAGTTTACGCCGGCAAGAACTTTAGGAAGGTTTTCTTCTGAAGATTTTTAAGCTTCTCCCACTTTTCTTTATCCATGCTTCCAGTAGCTAGGGGAGACTTTATTAGGGAATTCAGGTTAAGGGCTAGCTTAAGAGCCCTGGAGAGGGTTAAGGATTACCTAGGGGAGAAGGTATACACAAGGTTGAGGGAGCTTTTATATTACAGACTAGAAGGGAAAGAGTTTCCGCGCGGTAAAATAGACTTTAAAATGGCCGTGGCATACTCTGGGGGAAGCGATAGCTCAGCAACAGTTAAAATTCTAAGATGGGCAGGATTTGACGTTATCCCAATAACGGCAAAACTACCCCAGATCGATTGGTCAAAATTAGAAGAGGAAACAGTATTCGTGGAGGTTCCAGGATATATGGAGGAGATGAAGAGGCTGATAGAAAAGAGGGCTCCCATATGTGGAAGATGCCATTCCATGGTTATGCAGACGGTGGAAAGAAAAGCGAGAGAGTTAGGAATCAAAGTCCTCGCCACGGGGGATATGCTAAGTGTAGGAAGTGGATCGATATACTATAAAGACGGTATTATAATATTGAACCTTCCAGCGTTCTTAGCACTAAGTAAGCCAGAATTATTGGATATACTCAATTGGAAGAAGTACGAACTGAAATTCGGTTGCCCTTTGTGGAGGGAAGCCGTGAAAAAGGTACCCATAATGAAGAGGTTCGCCATACAGAGAATACTTAGAGAGGTGAGAGCAGGGGTTCTTCCCAGAGATATGGCCAGAGAATTGATAATGGATGTCCTAAAGTCCTAAACGAACCTCACTGGCCTTAATGTCTTTACGTGGATTTCCTTCCCTATCGTAATTCTAAAGCCCTCCTTAGCTACATACGTTTTAACCCCAGTAACGTTTTGAATATACTCGGCCTCTTTATAGGGGCCAGCAAAGTGCATCTTCATCCCGAGATGAGTCATTATCAAAACTTCCGGTTTTTCCTTCATCTTCTTGAGCATATATACAACGTCATCCGTAGATAAGTGATAGGGAATCTTCATATCCCTGGGCCTAGTAACGGAAGCTATCAGAACCCTAGTCCCGTCGTGCCATTCCTCGAGCCCCTCGAAATACTCCGTATCGGCTATATAAGAGATGTCACCAAAGTTAGTTTTCAATCTAAACCCTATTGTCGTAGGATCACTGTGAACGGAGGGGGTTATCACCATATCTTCATTTCCAAGCTTGAATCTATCTCCTGGATTTGGAGCGTGTACCTCTTCTAAAGCTTCCAGATGATATTTACTGAGGGCCGGGGTATGGGCATCGTCGCCGTGAACCACACTTCTTGAGCCAATTAGAATTCCCCTCCTCTTAGTAACACCGTAGGTCATGCCTTCTACGATAACCTCAGCATCGTTACAGTGATCCGTGTGCCTGTGAGAAATGAAGAGCACATCTATCTTTCTGGGATCGAGCTTATACCTTATCATCCTTATTAAGGCCCCAGGGCCTGGATCTACAAAGATGTTCTTACTAGCCTTTATGAAGAACCCACCGGTCGATCTAACCTGAGTTATAGTAACGAATCTACCACCACCGGCACCAAGAAACGTCACTTCTATCATCTTATCCCCAACACTAAACTTCCCTAGTACGCTTTTAAGCATGTAGGATACTAACTTTTATTACCAACATCCAAGAACATTAACTTAGGGGTTACGCATGATCCTGGATGCTGATTATATAACCGAAGATGGCAAACCGATAATTAGGATATTTAAAAAAGAAAATGGTGAGTTTAAAGTCGAATACGACAGGAATTTTAGGCCATATATTTACGCCCTCCTTAGAGATGACTCTGCGATAGACGAAATAAAGAAGATCACGGCCCAAAGACATGGAAAAGTTGTGAGAATTGTAGAAACCGAGAAGATTCAAAGAAAATTTTTGGGAAGGCCAATAGAAGTGTGGAAGCTCTACCTTGAGCATCCCCAAGACGTTCCCGCTATAAGGGATAAGATAAGAGAGCATCCAGCGGTTGTTGATATTTTTGAGTACGATATTCCATTTGCAAAAAGATACCTCATAGACAAGGGATTGACTCCAATGGAAGGAAATGAAAAGCTAACTTTTCTAGCGGTTGACATAGAAACTCTCTATCATGAAGGGGAGGAATTTGGAAAGGGTCCCGTGATAATGATTAGCTATGCTGACGAAGAGGGAGCAAAGGTAATAACTTGGAAAAAAATTGATCTACCTTATGTTGAAGTTGTTTCGAGCGAAAGGGAAATGATAAAGAGGCTAATTAGGGTAATTAAGGAGAAAGATCCGGATGTAATAATCACTTACAACGGTGATAACTTTGACTTTCCATACCTCCTAAAGAGGGCTGAAAAGCTCGGTATAAAGCTCCTCCTTGGAAGGGATAATAGCGAGCCAAAAATGCAGAAAATGGGTGACTCTCTAGCGGTAGAGATAAAAGGGAGAATACACTTTGATCTCTTCCCTGTGATACGGAGAACAATAAACTTGCCAACTTACACACTTGAAGCGGTTTACGAGGCCATATTTGGTAAGCCGAAGGAGAAGGTATATGCAGATGAGATTGCAAAGGCCTGGGAAACTGGGGAAGGACTCGAGAGAGTTGCAAAGTACTCAATGGAGGACGCCAAGGTAACTTACGAGCTCGGGAGAGAGTTCTTTCCGATGGAAGCCCAGCTCGCAAGGCTCGTCGGACAACCAGTTTGGGATGTTTCTAGATCCAGTACAGGAAACTTAGTTGAGTGGTTCCTCCTCAGAAAAGCATATGAAAGGAACGAGCTAGCCCCTAACAAGCCAGATGAAAAGGAGTATGAGAGAAGGCTAAGGGAAAGTTACGAGGGAGGATATGTAAAGGAGCCAGAAAAGGGATTATGGGAGGGAATAGTAAGCTTAGACTTCCGCAGTCTATATCCCTCAATAATAATAACCCACAACGTTTCTCCCGATACCCTCAACCGAGAAGGATGCGAGGAATATGACGTGGCTCCCAAGGTAGGACACCGCTTCTGTAAAGACTTTCCAGGGTTCATTCCAAGTCTACTTGGTCAGCTACTCGAAGAAAGGCAAAAGATCAAGAAGAGAATGAAGGAGAGCAAAGATCCCGTTGAGAAAAAGCTCCTCGACTACAGGCAACGGGCTATCAAGATCTTAGCAAACAGCATTTTACCAGATGAATGGCTCCCAATTGTTGAA
This Pyrococcus horikoshii OT3 DNA region includes the following protein-coding sequences:
- the eno gene encoding phosphopyruvate hydratase, translated to MENPYEITAIVAREILDSRGNPTVEVDVHTPIAMGRAAVPSGASTGTHEAVELRDGGKRYHGKGVRRAVENVNKIIAPELIGMDVRWQREIDKLLIELDGTENKSNLGANAILAVSLAVAKAAANSLELPLYQYLGGVNAYVLPVPLSNVINGGVHAGNELDFQEFMIMPIGASSFREAIRWVSETYHVLKRVIMGKYGKNAVNVGDEGGFAPPMKEVTEPLDALIKAIEEAGYKPGDEIALAIDAASSEFFKDGKYIVGGKEYTREELLDLYKELVSTYPIVSIEDPFHEEDWEGFVMITNELGKKIQIVGDDLFVTNPRRLKKGIELGAANALLLKVNQIGTLTEAMDAAYTAFRAGYSVIVSHRSGETEDTTIADLAVALNAGQIKTGAPARSDRNAKYNQLIRIEEELEGIAVYAGKNFRKVFF
- a CDS encoding MBL fold metallo-hydrolase — protein: MIEVTFLGAGGGRFVTITQVRSTGGFFIKASKNIFVDPGPGALIRMIRYKLDPRKIDVLFISHRHTDHCNDAEVIVEGMTYGVTKRRGILIGSRSVVHGDDAHTPALSKYHLEALEEVHAPNPGDRFKLGNEDMVITPSVHSDPTTIGFRLKTNFGDISYIADTEYFEGLEEWHDGTRVLIASVTRPRDMKIPYHLSTDDVVYMLKKMKEKPEVLIMTHLGMKMHFAGPYKEAEYIQNVTGVKTYVAKEGFRITIGKEIHVKTLRPVRFV